One Desulfobulbus oligotrophicus DNA segment encodes these proteins:
- the mqnC gene encoding cyclic dehypoxanthinyl futalosine synthase, with translation MTLQKIIATIEDGERLTGSDFLQLEQKASVHQLAFLAHAVRMRLHPAPTVTYVIDRNINYTDICISACKFCAFFKSPEQNNGQVLSQETLAQKIAETQNVGGTQILLQGGLHPDKPLEFYEDMLRFIKTTGIHIHGFSPPEIVHFSKLSGLTIRKVLQRLIAAGLDSIPGGGAEILNNRVRKELAPNKCDADQWIEVMDTAHHLGLRTTATMMFGHIETVEERLEHLQRVRDLQDRTGGFTAFIPWPFQPDHTPLAAARKIEKTTAINYLRMLALSRIFLDNVPNVQASWVTQGPKIAQLSLFFGANDFGSTMIEENVVAATGVRFRLSEATIRQLITDAGFQPQQRLMDYTPVQ, from the coding sequence ATGACTCTTCAGAAAATCATCGCCACCATTGAAGATGGTGAGCGTTTAACAGGGTCTGATTTTCTTCAGCTTGAACAGAAAGCAAGCGTCCATCAACTTGCTTTTCTGGCGCATGCAGTTCGAATGCGCTTACATCCTGCTCCAACCGTGACCTATGTTATTGACCGAAACATCAACTACACAGATATCTGTATCTCTGCCTGTAAGTTTTGTGCTTTTTTTAAAAGTCCGGAACAAAACAACGGACAGGTGTTATCGCAAGAGACCTTAGCTCAGAAAATAGCTGAAACCCAGAATGTCGGCGGCACGCAGATCCTGCTCCAGGGCGGGTTGCATCCGGATAAGCCTCTGGAGTTTTATGAGGACATGCTTCGGTTTATAAAGACAACCGGCATCCATATTCACGGATTCTCTCCACCGGAAATCGTCCACTTCAGCAAGCTGTCGGGTTTAACCATCAGAAAGGTCCTGCAGCGACTGATAGCTGCCGGCCTTGATTCCATCCCCGGTGGTGGTGCGGAAATTTTAAATAATCGGGTGCGTAAAGAGTTGGCGCCAAACAAATGTGATGCCGACCAGTGGATCGAAGTGATGGATACTGCGCATCATCTTGGTCTCCGCACGACTGCTACCATGATGTTTGGTCATATCGAGACTGTAGAGGAGCGGCTTGAACACCTTCAGAGGGTTCGGGATCTTCAGGATCGGACCGGCGGTTTTACAGCCTTTATTCCCTGGCCTTTTCAACCGGATCATACCCCATTGGCTGCTGCACGTAAGATCGAGAAAACAACGGCTATCAACTACCTCCGTATGCTGGCTCTGAGCCGGATTTTTCTGGACAATGTTCCTAACGTACAGGCGTCCTGGGTAACCCAGGGCCCGAAAATAGCACAGTTGTCTCTTTTTTTCGGTGCCAATGATTTTGGTTCAACCATGATAGAAGAAAATGTGGTGGCTGCAACCGGGGTACGGTTTCGTCTTTCTGAAGCAACAATCAGACAACTGATAACAGATGCCGGTTTTCAACCCCAACAGCGGTTGATGGATTACACACCAGTCCAATGA
- a CDS encoding amidohydrolase family protein has translation MTVDRPTIHTADWVVPVSCPPLKNGGIVLIEKTIAAVGEAARLQQLYPGAQIKDHPQSLLTPALVNGHIHLELSHLQALTKTSPVTSFTGWITDLLALRDELGADGESVRSVAQETAITQYRLGVEVIVDVGNTMIGHNLLEIFPGTLLPFKEYLGLAASTFEKTHHRLQQEPASVRCSAHAPYSTHPRLLQRIKARANELGHIFPIHVAEPVAEGEMIREGRGEMVDFIRQRGFWDHSFQPRGQGGSINYLYDLGVLDEQTLCVHSIHVSDEEMHIFAGQGVKICLCPGSNQFLHTGTAPLPRYLDHGILPALGTDSLASNPALSLWREMRILAQTFPEVEHAALFRMATLGGAEAVGMARYFGSLEPGKSGNVLKIPLREELTTAEQVYHHLVQKGEEVPPQRLIQ, from the coding sequence ATGACTGTTGACAGACCAACTATCCATACGGCCGACTGGGTCGTTCCGGTCAGTTGTCCGCCACTGAAAAACGGCGGTATCGTCCTCATCGAGAAGACTATAGCAGCAGTTGGTGAGGCAGCCCGACTGCAGCAGCTGTATCCGGGAGCTCAGATAAAAGATCATCCGCAGTCTCTTCTGACCCCGGCTCTGGTTAACGGGCATATTCATCTCGAACTTTCCCATTTACAGGCGTTGACAAAGACGTCGCCTGTCACGAGTTTCACCGGATGGATCACCGACCTGCTTGCCTTGCGTGACGAACTGGGAGCGGACGGTGAATCTGTCAGATCGGTGGCGCAGGAAACAGCCATTACCCAGTACCGGCTTGGTGTTGAAGTGATAGTTGATGTCGGCAACACCATGATTGGCCACAACCTGTTGGAAATCTTCCCGGGGACGCTGCTCCCGTTTAAGGAATATCTGGGGCTTGCTGCATCTACATTTGAGAAAACACACCACCGCCTGCAGCAAGAACCAGCCTCAGTTCGCTGTTCAGCACATGCCCCATATTCAACGCATCCTCGTTTACTCCAACGTATAAAGGCAAGGGCAAACGAACTTGGACATATTTTCCCCATTCATGTGGCAGAACCGGTTGCTGAAGGAGAGATGATCCGGGAGGGGAGGGGGGAGATGGTTGATTTCATTCGTCAGCGTGGCTTCTGGGACCATTCATTTCAGCCGAGAGGACAAGGTGGTTCCATCAACTATCTGTATGATCTCGGTGTGCTGGATGAGCAGACGTTATGTGTGCATTCGATTCACGTATCGGATGAGGAGATGCATATATTTGCCGGCCAGGGCGTTAAGATCTGCCTGTGTCCAGGGAGTAATCAGTTTTTGCATACCGGCACAGCTCCACTGCCACGTTACCTAGACCATGGCATCCTGCCTGCACTTGGTACAGATAGTCTGGCCAGTAACCCTGCCCTCTCTCTCTGGCGAGAGATGAGGATTCTTGCGCAGACATTTCCTGAAGTTGAACACGCTGCTCTTTTCCGCATGGCCACCCTGGGTGGAGCTGAAGCCGTGGGAATGGCTCGTTATTTCGGATCTCTGGAGCCGGGAAAAAGTGGCAATGTGTTAAAGATCCCTCTGCGTGAAGAGCTGACCACCGCAGAGCAGGTGTATCACCATTTGGTGCAAAAGGGGGAGGAAGTGCCTCCTCAACGATTGATACAGTGA
- a CDS encoding menaquinone biosynthetic enzyme MqnA/MqnD family protein, with product MIRIGMVNYINTAPIYEVWKERTMPAEWVMVEGQPSQLNTMLANDQIDMGFVSSYAYAIQPERYQILADLSISATGPVGSVFLFSHLPPEELDGKLVKLTAQSDTSIRLVMIILEEFYGVKPRYETGEVYGPTVQKDKVSAVLAIGDDALRLRAEKQYPLHLDLGEMWHKRTGLPFVFSVCAVREAFLREQPAAARAIRKALVDCRQQGTVQMADICERVARRIPMDCETCSRYLMGIEHDLSAVKLQALEQFFQYMVDRGEVPASALPLKIFE from the coding sequence ATGATACGGATTGGCATGGTGAACTACATCAATACAGCGCCGATTTATGAAGTGTGGAAAGAGCGCACAATGCCTGCTGAATGGGTCATGGTTGAAGGGCAGCCGAGTCAGTTGAATACCATGTTGGCCAATGATCAGATTGATATGGGGTTTGTCTCATCCTATGCCTATGCCATTCAGCCCGAACGGTATCAGATTCTGGCGGATCTGTCTATCAGCGCCACCGGGCCGGTTGGTTCAGTGTTTCTTTTTTCACATCTTCCTCCGGAAGAGCTTGACGGCAAATTAGTTAAATTAACCGCCCAATCCGATACATCCATCCGACTGGTCATGATCATCCTTGAAGAGTTTTATGGGGTGAAACCACGGTATGAAACAGGTGAGGTGTATGGCCCAACAGTGCAGAAAGACAAGGTAAGCGCTGTTTTGGCCATCGGTGATGATGCTCTTCGTCTTCGTGCAGAGAAGCAGTATCCCCTGCATCTTGATTTAGGTGAGATGTGGCATAAGCGGACAGGCTTGCCATTTGTGTTTTCAGTCTGCGCTGTTCGCGAGGCCTTTCTTCGTGAACAGCCTGCAGCTGCTCGGGCTATCCGCAAAGCTTTGGTTGACTGTCGGCAGCAGGGAACTGTACAGATGGCAGATATTTGTGAGAGAGTGGCCCGGCGTATTCCCATGGACTGTGAGACGTGCTCCCGGTATCTTATGGGCATAGAACATGATCTTTCAGCGGTGAAGTTGCAGGCACTCGAACAGTTTTTTCAATATATGGTTGATCGCGGTGAAGTTCCTGCCAGTGCTTTACCTCTGAAAATTTTTGAATAA
- a CDS encoding ubiquinone/menaquinone biosynthesis methyltransferase, giving the protein MPRMDNESPEDKKQFVKTKFAAISGRYDLLNSLLSLQIDRYWRWRTTRLLRSFPDGWILDLCAGTLPLSLELTRQSSQRSVLAVDFCEDMVRSGIASLPNDDRAGRIFPTCGDGELIPAPANVFWGCTVAFGVRNLANVIQGLREMHRVLKPGGKLLILEFSRPTNVVIKPIYTFYLNRVLPAVAGLISGDKEAYQYLASSIAAFYEPQELLAMMREAGFVQIERKPLTFGIVSIYIGVKE; this is encoded by the coding sequence ATGCCCCGGATGGACAATGAATCTCCAGAGGATAAAAAACAGTTTGTCAAAACTAAATTCGCTGCAATCAGCGGTCGGTACGACCTTCTCAACTCTCTGTTATCTTTACAGATTGATCGATACTGGCGATGGCGGACCACACGTTTGCTGCGATCTTTTCCTGATGGCTGGATCCTTGATCTCTGCGCCGGAACCCTGCCGCTCTCCCTTGAGCTAACGCGGCAATCTTCACAAAGATCTGTGTTAGCCGTTGATTTTTGTGAGGATATGGTACGGTCAGGTATTGCAAGCCTGCCCAACGATGATCGGGCAGGCCGTATTTTTCCAACTTGTGGTGATGGCGAGCTCATCCCTGCACCAGCCAATGTTTTCTGGGGATGCACGGTTGCCTTTGGTGTGCGTAACCTTGCCAATGTCATTCAGGGATTACGGGAAATGCACCGTGTTCTGAAGCCTGGTGGTAAACTGCTTATTCTGGAGTTCTCTCGCCCGACCAATGTGGTGATTAAACCGATATATACTTTTTATTTAAACAGGGTCCTGCCCGCAGTGGCTGGTTTAATTTCCGGTGATAAAGAGGCGTATCAGTATCTTGCCTCTTCAATCGCAGCTTTTTATGAGCCGCAAGAGTTGTTAGCCATGATGCGGGAAGCCGGCTTTGTGCAGATAGAAAGAAAACCCCTTACCTTTGGTATTGTTTCAATTTATATAGGGGTCAAAGAATGA
- a CDS encoding UbiX family flavin prenyltransferase — translation MTADKRPRIILGITGATGMLYLPPFLRLLAAQQVEVHGIVSEAGRKVLQFELGVQPEHLAPVSRWFSHDDFFAPPASGSSLYDAMVVLPCSMGSLAAIARGYCANLLHRCADVTLKERRPLLLAVRETPLNRTHLSNMLAAHDAGATICPPMPSFYHSPQTLEDLARHFGARLCDLLGVSVDETEVKRWAQEG, via the coding sequence ATGACCGCAGATAAACGTCCACGCATCATTCTCGGCATTACCGGTGCAACCGGTATGCTGTACCTACCGCCGTTTTTGCGGTTATTAGCTGCGCAACAGGTGGAAGTACACGGCATTGTTTCTGAGGCCGGCCGTAAAGTGTTGCAGTTTGAGCTCGGAGTGCAGCCTGAACATCTAGCGCCGGTGTCCCGGTGGTTTAGCCACGATGATTTTTTTGCTCCTCCGGCATCCGGCTCCTCTCTGTATGATGCCATGGTTGTTTTACCATGCAGTATGGGCAGCCTGGCAGCCATTGCAAGAGGATACTGTGCAAACTTATTGCACCGTTGTGCAGATGTCACCCTCAAGGAACGGCGACCTCTGCTGCTGGCCGTACGGGAAACCCCATTGAACCGGACCCATCTCAGCAATATGCTGGCCGCTCACGATGCCGGCGCTACAATCTGTCCGCCCATGCCGTCGTTTTATCATTCCCCCCAAACTCTTGAAGATCTGGCCAGACACTTCGGAGCCCGACTCTGTGATCTTCTTGGTGTTTCTGTTGATGAAACTGAAGTAAAACGCTGGGCTCAAGAGGGATGA
- a CDS encoding UbiA-like polyprenyltransferase: MWRKIVILLEMIKFEHTVFAMPFALMGAFLAQRGMPTLYTFFWVIAAMVGARTCAMGFNRIVDRRFDAANPRTADRALPAGQVSLSASWAMVTLAGTLFFFACFMLNPLALAIAPFALGLTLFYSLTKRFTWLCHVVLGVALAFSPLGGWIAVAASFDAYPWVLSLGVLFWVAGFDCIYACLDTEFDRKTGLFSMPAIFGRRNSFRIAVIFHAFAFLLFTLVGMQMQLNFWYYSGIIITGFALFYQHLIVNPRDLTRIQQSFFSMNGLIALTLFFATWLSLATD, encoded by the coding sequence ATGTGGAGAAAAATTGTCATTCTGCTTGAGATGATCAAGTTCGAGCATACTGTTTTTGCCATGCCTTTTGCACTGATGGGCGCCTTTCTTGCCCAACGTGGTATGCCCACCTTGTATACATTTTTCTGGGTTATTGCGGCAATGGTTGGTGCCCGGACCTGTGCCATGGGGTTTAATCGAATAGTCGACCGACGTTTTGATGCTGCCAACCCCAGGACCGCTGACCGAGCATTGCCGGCAGGGCAGGTGAGTCTTTCTGCATCGTGGGCGATGGTCACCTTGGCAGGAACACTGTTTTTTTTCGCCTGTTTTATGCTCAACCCACTGGCCCTGGCCATAGCACCTTTTGCACTGGGGCTGACTTTATTCTACTCGTTAACCAAACGTTTCACCTGGTTATGCCATGTCGTGCTCGGTGTTGCACTTGCCTTTTCACCGCTGGGCGGCTGGATTGCCGTTGCCGCGAGCTTTGATGCTTACCCATGGGTACTTTCCCTTGGAGTACTCTTTTGGGTAGCTGGTTTTGATTGTATCTACGCCTGCCTTGATACGGAATTTGATCGGAAAACAGGGCTGTTCTCAATGCCGGCAATTTTCGGTCGGCGGAACAGCTTTCGCATCGCAGTCATCTTTCATGCTTTTGCCTTTCTCCTCTTCACACTGGTCGGCATGCAGATGCAATTAAACTTCTGGTATTATTCCGGCATTATCATTACAGGTTTTGCCTTATTTTATCAGCATCTTATTGTTAATCCCAGGGATCTGACGCGTATTCAGCAATCTTTTTTTTCAATGAACGGTCTGATTGCCTTAACCCTCTTTTTTGCCACCTGGTTATCGCTGGCGACTGATTGA
- a CDS encoding DUF3108 domain-containing protein, protein MRPRTFLLLTVLALTTFSAIKEGAAQEYQPPPAQIDQNILAVIFSGDEMLRYAVTWGGGVKIGDIKMTIQRDSTKADIFNISAHITDTGPLKMLYPVNDTFACLVSGPMKLPYQYTVHQKEGFGREIHRFTRYDQANHLVWYRKNKQDEQRIEITGPTYNEFAAFVITRSLAFTEGESIIVPTFADKKRHEVKVTVVGKEKRRTRFGSKNTLVVQPQMPFKGLYEKSGNTTLWLTDDRCRIPLEIHSKIVIGSLVAELVGYTNPACPDFTRTLSDEQIQ, encoded by the coding sequence ATGAGACCACGAACGTTTTTGCTGTTAACAGTCCTCGCGCTGACGACTTTTAGCGCGATAAAAGAAGGGGCGGCTCAAGAATATCAGCCTCCACCGGCACAGATCGATCAGAATATTTTAGCTGTTATTTTTTCTGGAGATGAGATGTTGCGTTATGCTGTCACCTGGGGCGGGGGGGTTAAAATCGGTGACATCAAGATGACGATTCAACGGGATTCAACGAAAGCAGACATCTTTAATATATCAGCACATATTACGGATACCGGTCCACTGAAAATGCTGTATCCCGTTAATGACACCTTTGCATGTCTGGTTTCAGGGCCCATGAAATTACCCTACCAGTACACGGTTCATCAAAAGGAAGGTTTTGGTCGCGAGATACACAGATTCACACGGTATGATCAAGCAAACCATCTGGTCTGGTATCGGAAAAACAAGCAGGATGAACAGAGAATTGAGATAACCGGACCAACGTATAACGAATTTGCTGCGTTCGTCATTACCCGATCCCTCGCATTTACCGAGGGAGAATCAATTATTGTTCCAACCTTTGCCGATAAAAAACGACATGAGGTTAAAGTCACTGTTGTGGGGAAAGAGAAACGGCGAACTCGGTTTGGTTCTAAAAACACTTTGGTGGTACAACCACAGATGCCGTTTAAAGGGCTGTATGAAAAGAGCGGTAATACAACGCTCTGGCTCACCGACGATCGATGCCGGATACCGCTTGAAATTCATTCTAAAATAGTGATCGGTTCTTTGGTTGCGGAATTGGTGGGATATACCAACCCCGCTTGTCCTGATTTTACGCGCACCCTGTCAGATGAACAGATTCAATAG
- a CDS encoding Hsp20/alpha crystallin family protein, whose translation MTEQELKIQEKKAAQLSGEQTKNELYFAPHVDIYETDQEVIVIADMPGVVTDDLDLSLEDSILTIQGRRLPPAQSGRLILEEYETGHYLRRFTVAETIDQERIAASLTDGVLTVRLPKIQPLQPRKIEVQIG comes from the coding sequence ATGACTGAACAGGAACTGAAAATTCAAGAAAAAAAAGCTGCACAACTCAGCGGTGAACAGACAAAAAATGAGCTTTACTTTGCGCCGCACGTTGATATTTACGAAACAGATCAAGAAGTTATAGTTATTGCAGATATGCCGGGAGTAGTTACGGATGACCTCGACCTTTCCCTTGAGGACAGCATCCTTACCATCCAGGGCCGTCGACTTCCCCCTGCGCAATCCGGCCGTCTTATTCTTGAAGAATATGAAACCGGTCATTATCTGCGTCGCTTTACAGTTGCTGAAACCATTGATCAAGAACGTATTGCAGCTTCCTTAACCGATGGTGTTCTTACGGTACGACTGCCAAAGATCCAACCACTGCAACCCAGAAAAATTGAAGTTCAGATTGGCTGA
- a CDS encoding Hsp20/alpha crystallin family protein gives MTFVRFTDRPPFRNPWAEFERIRQGLDELSRTYIERGKGQGLANVYPALNMYEATDRLVITAELPGVKVDNLDLSLEGDTLTLQGKRDRRQSESGISYHRREIEAGSFSRSIALPVKVDPEQVDARLANGILTITLFKASAATPRQIKVNAE, from the coding sequence ATGACATTTGTACGTTTTACCGATCGCCCACCCTTTCGTAATCCATGGGCTGAATTTGAACGCATTCGCCAAGGGCTTGATGAACTTTCCCGAACATATATCGAAAGAGGAAAGGGGCAAGGATTAGCCAATGTCTACCCTGCCCTCAACATGTATGAGGCGACTGATCGTCTGGTAATAACCGCCGAATTACCAGGTGTAAAGGTGGACAACCTTGATCTTTCCCTGGAGGGTGACACGCTCACTTTGCAAGGTAAACGAGACCGCCGCCAGAGTGAGAGCGGGATCTCGTATCACCGCCGAGAAATTGAAGCAGGAAGTTTTAGTCGATCCATAGCATTACCCGTCAAAGTTGATCCGGAACAAGTCGATGCTCGCCTTGCAAACGGCATCCTCACCATTACTCTGTTCAAGGCATCCGCTGCTACGCCACGTCAAATTAAAGTCAATGCAGAGTAG
- a CDS encoding phosphoribosylaminoimidazolesuccinocarboxamide synthase — protein MDAAIITTECPDLTLIHRGKVRDMYEIPGHADKLLMVATDRISAYDVVMAEPIPGKGKILTAISLFWFRLLSDIVPNHLISAEISEFPAVCQQYKTQLEGRSMLVKRTRVVPVECIVRGYLSGSFWSAYQKNTTVCGFELPAGMRESEQFSEPLFTPSTKADQGLHDENISLAQMRQLIGDTLTEQMADVSVQLYQRAAEYARTKGIIIADTKFEMGLDGDTLTLVDEVLTPDSSRFWPLDQYTPGKGQPSFDKQFLRDFLSSLQWNKQPPPPAIPADILEKTKNRYQEAQDRLTR, from the coding sequence ATGGATGCGGCTATCATAACAACCGAATGTCCGGATTTAACTTTGATACACCGGGGTAAGGTGCGGGATATGTACGAGATTCCCGGCCATGCAGACAAACTGCTGATGGTGGCAACGGATCGGATCTCAGCCTATGATGTGGTGATGGCGGAGCCGATTCCGGGAAAAGGGAAGATCCTCACCGCCATCTCTTTGTTTTGGTTCAGGTTGCTCAGCGACATTGTTCCCAACCACCTGATCAGTGCTGAAATCAGCGAGTTTCCAGCAGTATGTCAGCAGTATAAAACGCAGTTAGAGGGGCGCTCCATGCTGGTCAAACGGACCCGGGTTGTGCCCGTCGAATGCATTGTTCGAGGGTATTTGAGCGGCTCGTTCTGGAGTGCCTACCAAAAAAACACCACGGTCTGTGGATTTGAGTTGCCGGCAGGCATGCGTGAGTCCGAACAGTTCTCTGAGCCGTTGTTTACGCCTTCAACAAAGGCTGATCAAGGACTGCATGATGAAAACATATCACTGGCACAGATGCGGCAGTTGATTGGCGATACTTTAACCGAGCAGATGGCTGATGTGAGTGTTCAGCTCTATCAACGTGCCGCTGAATATGCCCGTACAAAAGGCATAATCATTGCTGATACGAAATTTGAAATGGGGCTGGACGGTGATACGCTCACCTTGGTTGATGAGGTGCTGACACCGGATTCCTCACGATTCTGGCCACTTGATCAGTATACACCGGGAAAAGGACAGCCGAGTTTTGATAAACAGTTCCTGCGAGATTTTCTCTCTTCTCTGCAGTGGAATAAACAACCACCACCACCGGCAATCCCTGCTGACATTCTGGAGAAAACAAAAAATCGTTATCAGGAGGCCCAGGACAGGTTAACTCGCTGA
- a CDS encoding RNA-binding S4 domain-containing protein gives MQQENHRLVTITTSYIELDKLLKRENMVASGGEARFLISQGTALVNGSKEIRKRRKLYPGDTVDFDGVTLHITTSSSCSAQKGLVEQED, from the coding sequence ATGCAACAAGAAAACCATCGTTTAGTGACAATTACCACATCGTATATCGAACTGGACAAACTGCTCAAACGGGAAAATATGGTGGCCAGTGGTGGTGAAGCAAGATTTCTTATCAGTCAAGGCACAGCCCTGGTGAACGGCTCCAAGGAAATCCGCAAACGTCGCAAGCTCTATCCTGGAGATACGGTTGATTTCGATGGTGTCACTTTGCACATCACCACTTCATCCTCCTGTTCTGCTCAAAAAGGCCTTGTTGAACAGGAGGATTGA
- a CDS encoding radical SAM protein — protein sequence MHYQGTIYRPPSEANSILLQVTTGCSHNRCTFCGMYKDKRFTLVPDDIIYADIDYAARNMSYARRLFLCDGDALILPFAKLQTILKQIKEKLPRVERVGLYANGKNLRTKTVEELRILRDLGLGIIYMGLESGNNDTLQQMCKGMTAEEMIAMGHKVKAAGIPLSITVLLGIAGKEDSPAHAVATGKALTALDPEYVGALSLMVEPGTPLSAQIQAGEFVVPEPLVILQELRTMIANTHLTNGLFHANHASNYLPIRAKLPEEYTATLQLIDQALAGDRPLKPEYMRAL from the coding sequence ATGCACTATCAAGGAACCATTTATCGCCCCCCCAGTGAGGCCAACAGTATTTTATTACAGGTCACAACAGGTTGCTCGCACAACAGATGCACCTTCTGTGGAATGTATAAAGACAAACGTTTTACTCTCGTTCCTGACGATATCATTTATGCTGATATCGACTATGCTGCCCGCAACATGTCGTATGCCAGACGTTTGTTTTTATGTGATGGTGATGCCCTGATTTTACCTTTTGCCAAACTGCAGACTATTCTCAAGCAGATCAAGGAAAAACTGCCGCGAGTTGAAAGGGTCGGTCTCTACGCGAACGGTAAAAACCTACGAACAAAAACAGTTGAAGAACTGCGCATACTTCGTGATCTGGGCCTGGGTATTATCTATATGGGATTGGAGAGTGGCAACAACGACACCTTGCAACAGATGTGCAAAGGTATGACTGCAGAAGAGATGATCGCCATGGGACACAAGGTGAAGGCAGCCGGTATTCCGTTGTCCATAACCGTGCTCTTGGGTATTGCCGGCAAGGAAGATTCGCCGGCCCATGCCGTGGCAACAGGGAAAGCGCTTACAGCTCTGGATCCTGAATATGTCGGGGCACTGAGTCTTATGGTTGAACCGGGAACGCCTCTCTCTGCCCAGATTCAGGCAGGTGAGTTTGTTGTTCCCGAACCTTTGGTAATCTTACAGGAATTGCGCACGATGATTGCCAACACTCACCTCACCAACGGCCTGTTCCATGCAAACCATGCCTCGAACTACCTCCCCATTCGCGCCAAACTACCTGAAGAGTATACAGCAACCTTACAACTGATCGACCAGGCGCTTGCTGGTGACAGGCCACTTAAGCCTGAGTACATGCGGGCTCTGTAA
- a CDS encoding histidinol phosphate phosphatase domain-containing protein, translating into MIDLHSHSFFSDGALVPAEHVRRVETLGYTAIAITDHADSSNISILIPALLRAAKDMNPVNRTQLIVGVELTHVPPPLIAPLAAQSRELGAQLVVVHGESPVEPVAPGTNRAALEADIDLLAHPGFITEEEAQLAAKNNIFLELSGRRGHSLTNGHVAKMAERTGAQLAINADAHAPGDFLTPEMAERVGLGAGLSRERYLQIRHDMAVFVHQLKPLT; encoded by the coding sequence ATGATCGATCTACATTCTCATTCTTTCTTCAGTGATGGCGCGCTGGTACCTGCCGAACATGTACGACGCGTTGAAACCCTTGGCTACACTGCTATAGCAATCACTGACCATGCCGATTCTTCAAATATTTCCATCCTGATACCAGCTCTGTTACGAGCCGCCAAAGACATGAACCCCGTCAACCGTACACAACTGATCGTCGGGGTTGAACTTACACATGTACCGCCACCCCTTATCGCTCCGCTTGCTGCACAGTCTCGGGAACTTGGTGCACAATTGGTGGTTGTCCACGGTGAATCTCCCGTTGAACCTGTCGCTCCAGGCACAAATCGTGCAGCCCTGGAGGCCGATATCGATCTTTTAGCCCATCCCGGTTTTATTACTGAGGAGGAGGCTCAGTTGGCCGCTAAAAATAATATCTTCCTTGAGCTGTCGGGACGAAGAGGTCACAGTCTCACCAATGGCCATGTCGCTAAAATGGCGGAACGGACCGGTGCTCAATTAGCGATTAATGCCGATGCGCATGCACCAGGCGATTTTTTAACACCGGAGATGGCCGAGCGGGTTGGCTTAGGTGCGGGATTAAGCCGGGAACGTTATCTGCAAATCAGGCACGACATGGCGGTTTTTGTTCACCAGTTAAAACCCCTCACCTGA